A stretch of Schistocerca cancellata isolate TAMUIC-IGC-003103 chromosome 3, iqSchCanc2.1, whole genome shotgun sequence DNA encodes these proteins:
- the LOC126176817 gene encoding uncharacterized protein LOC126176817 yields the protein MIKQPVIVDVGTTKHESGRRKPAVGARPRSRSVGKTKLESKSVKQPFKPYITVDDETLDGDSPSRKHSATNSQVKKFISLPSSTVMDDASGLAPTMENSIYDSKYRRLRTTSFTAYKSNTILHKTTSSRLSTAVDAGVNRHFEPKVSQYKTGDIQSYKLLDDLDITDEEALDTEDSEATDDPDENDDPAEPPSSTGDAEGEATGNAEGEATGNPEDVTDEQNENEDGQPGPPSGDKSGASDSVEDGETAGHIVLVQFLLLAFVCKAGQIESNCVLDAAHRQPTTHPWRIWHH from the coding sequence ATGATTAAACAGCCTGTAATAGTAGACGTTGGCACTACCAAGCATGAAAGCGGTAGAAGGAAACCAGCGGTTGGTGCTCGTCCAAGATCGAGGTCAGTCGGGAAAACGAAGTTGGAAAGCAAATCCGTTAAACAGCCATTTAAACCTTATATTACAGTAGACGATGAGACACTTGATGGGGATTCACCATCACGAAAGCACTCTGCCACCAACAGTCAAGTTAAAAAATTCATTTCGCTTCCATCTTCCACTGTAATGGATGATGCTAGTGGTCTTGCCCCTACAATGGAGAACAGCATTTATGATAGCAAATATCGTCGTCTTAGGACTACCTCGTTCACTGCGTACAAGAGCAATACTATTTTGCATAAAACTACTTCCTCCAGATTATCCACTGCAGTGGATGCTGGTGTTAATAGACATTTCGAACCTAAAGTCTCACAATACAAGACTGGCGATATTCAGTCGTATAAACTGCTTGACGACCTCGACATCACCGATGAAGAGGCACTGGATACTGAAGATAGTGAGGCTACAGATGATCCTGATGAGAATGATGATCCTGCTGAGCCGCCATCAAGTACCGGAGATGCAGAAGGAGAAGCGACAGGCAATGCAGAAGGAGAAGCGACAGGCAATCCAGAGGATGTTACAGACGAACAAAATGAAAACGAAGATGGACAACCCGGTCCTCCGTCTGGCGATAAGTCTGGGGCAAGTGATTCTGTAGAAGATGGAGAAACAGCTGGTCATATAGTACTAGTACAGTTTCTGCTTCTGGCTTTTGTGTGTAAAGCAG